One stretch of Streptomyces sp. NBC_00443 DNA includes these proteins:
- a CDS encoding CoA-acylating methylmalonate-semialdehyde dehydrogenase — protein sequence MKTITHWIDGKPVEGGSGRYAPVYNPATGAQEKQVAFATVDEVDAAVASAKAAFESWGQSSLAKRTAVLFKYRELLDAHRDEIAELITAEHGKVHSDALGEVARGMEIVELACGISVQLKGELSTQVSNRVDVASIRQPLGVVAGITPFNFPAMVPMWMFPLAIACGNTFVLKPSEKDPSASYRLAELASEAGLPEGVLNVVQGDKVAVDRLLEHPDIEAVSFVGSTPIAKYIQLKAVEHGKRAQALGGAKNHMLVLPDADLDFAADQAINAAYGSAGERCMAVSVVVAVGDTGDELVGKIAERAKNLRIGPGNDPASEMGPLITREHRDKVASYVASAAEQGAEVVIDGTGHSVEGHEDGFFLGVSLLDRVPLTADAYRDEIFGPVLAVVRAETYEEAIKLINDSRWGNGTAIFTRDGGAARRFQLEVKAGMVGVNVPIPVPVGYHSFGGWKDSLFGDLHVYGNDGIAFYTQGKVITTRWPDPSDGGINLGFPSNS from the coding sequence ATGAAGACCATCACCCACTGGATCGACGGCAAGCCCGTGGAAGGCGGCTCCGGCCGCTACGCCCCCGTCTACAACCCGGCCACCGGCGCCCAGGAGAAGCAGGTCGCCTTCGCGACCGTCGACGAGGTGGACGCCGCCGTCGCCTCCGCCAAGGCCGCGTTCGAGAGCTGGGGCCAGTCCTCGCTGGCCAAGCGCACCGCGGTCCTGTTCAAGTACCGCGAGCTGCTGGACGCCCACCGCGACGAGATCGCCGAGCTGATCACCGCCGAGCACGGCAAGGTGCACTCCGACGCGCTCGGCGAGGTGGCGCGCGGCATGGAGATCGTGGAGCTGGCCTGCGGGATCTCCGTGCAGCTGAAGGGCGAGCTGTCGACGCAGGTGTCGAACCGGGTGGACGTGGCCTCGATCCGGCAGCCGCTGGGGGTGGTCGCCGGCATCACGCCGTTCAACTTCCCCGCCATGGTGCCGATGTGGATGTTCCCGCTGGCCATCGCGTGCGGCAACACCTTCGTGCTGAAGCCGAGCGAGAAGGACCCGTCGGCGTCGTACCGGCTGGCCGAGCTGGCCTCCGAGGCGGGGCTGCCGGAGGGTGTGCTGAACGTCGTACAGGGCGACAAGGTCGCCGTGGACCGGCTCCTTGAGCACCCGGACATCGAGGCGGTGTCCTTCGTCGGCTCGACGCCGATCGCGAAGTACATCCAGCTCAAGGCGGTTGAGCACGGCAAGCGCGCGCAGGCCCTGGGTGGCGCCAAGAACCACATGCTGGTCCTGCCCGACGCCGACCTGGACTTCGCCGCCGACCAGGCGATCAACGCCGCCTACGGCTCGGCGGGCGAGCGCTGCATGGCCGTGTCGGTCGTCGTCGCGGTCGGCGACACGGGCGACGAGCTGGTCGGCAAGATCGCCGAGCGAGCCAAGAACCTGCGCATCGGCCCCGGCAACGACCCGGCGAGCGAGATGGGCCCGCTGATCACGCGCGAGCACCGCGACAAGGTGGCGTCCTATGTCGCTTCGGCCGCCGAACAGGGCGCCGAGGTCGTCATCGACGGCACCGGCCACTCGGTCGAGGGCCACGAGGACGGCTTCTTCCTCGGTGTCTCGCTGCTGGACCGGGTGCCGCTGACGGCGGACGCGTACCGGGACGAGATCTTCGGACCCGTGCTGGCCGTGGTGCGTGCGGAGACGTACGAAGAGGCCATCAAGCTGATCAACGACTCCCGTTGGGGCAACGGCACCGCGATCTTCACCCGGGACGGCGGCGCCGCCCGTCGCTTCCAACTGGAGGTCAAGGCGGGCATGGTCGGTGTGAACGTGCCGATCCCGGTGCCGGTCGGCTACCACTCCTTCGGCGGCTGGAAGGACTCGCTCTTCGGCGATCTGCACGTCTACGGCAACGACGGCATCGCCTTCTACACCCAGGGCAAGGTCATCACCACGCGCTGGCCGGACCCGTCCGACGGCGGCATCAACCTCGGTTTCCCCAGCAACTCCTGA
- a CDS encoding GntR family transcriptional regulator — translation MAKAHGSARAGSGSALAWLDFALDRGSPVPLYYQLAQQLEAAIEHGALAPGNLLGNEVDLSVRLGLSRPTVRQAIQSLVDKGLLVRRRGVGTQVVHSQVRRPLELSSLYDDLEAAGQGPTTQVVRNERVPAAADVAAALGIEEGAEVTFLERLRCTHGQPVAILCNYLPASLLDLDTARLESTGLYRMMRAVGITLHSARQTIGARCATAGEAGRLDEKEGAALLTMQRTAYDDTGRPVEYGTHIYRASRYAFDFQLLVRS, via the coding sequence ATGGCGAAGGCCCACGGCTCCGCACGTGCCGGGTCCGGCTCCGCGCTGGCCTGGCTGGACTTCGCCCTGGACCGGGGCAGTCCCGTGCCGCTGTACTACCAGCTCGCCCAGCAGCTGGAGGCGGCGATCGAGCACGGGGCCCTCGCCCCGGGCAACCTCCTGGGCAACGAGGTCGACCTGTCGGTGCGGCTGGGCCTGTCCCGGCCCACCGTCCGGCAGGCCATCCAGTCGCTCGTCGACAAGGGGCTGCTGGTCCGGCGGCGGGGGGTGGGCACCCAGGTGGTGCACAGCCAGGTGAGGCGCCCGCTGGAGCTCAGCAGCCTCTACGACGACCTGGAGGCGGCCGGGCAGGGTCCGACCACGCAGGTCGTCCGCAACGAGCGCGTCCCGGCTGCGGCCGACGTCGCCGCCGCGCTCGGCATCGAGGAGGGCGCCGAGGTCACGTTCCTGGAGCGGCTGCGCTGCACGCACGGCCAGCCGGTCGCGATCCTGTGCAACTACCTGCCCGCGAGCCTGCTCGACCTCGACACGGCCCGGCTGGAGTCGACCGGCCTGTACCGGATGATGCGGGCCGTCGGCATCACCCTGCACAGCGCCCGCCAGACCATCGGCGCGCGCTGTGCCACCGCCGGGGAGGCCGGGCGGCTCGACGAGAAGGAGGGCGCGGCGCTGCTGACCATGCAGCGCACGGCGTACGACGACACGGGCCGGCCGGTCGAGTACGGGACGCACATCTACCGCGCGTCCCGGTACGCGTTCGACTTCCAGCTGCTGGTCAGGTCTTGA
- a CDS encoding DUF427 domain-containing protein, translating into MPLFPNERNVRTTPEGLLWEPSERWVRGLKGDITIVDSRNPVLVWEPDLPVPGYAFPRAEVRMDLLRPAKNPQPGKHTGSQIFYDLEADGELVENAAWTFPAADLAGHIAFEWFWRWGTGLDHWYEEEEEIFIHPRDPHKRVDAMTSSRHVQVEIDGTVVADTHRPVLLFETGLPTRYYMPREDVRLDLFEPTDHSTGCPYKGTAQYWNWRGEGEVPRNILWSYAEPLAAVTPVQGLVAFYNEAVEITLDGERLERPVTPFTASLKT; encoded by the coding sequence ATGCCTCTGTTCCCCAACGAGCGGAACGTCCGGACGACCCCCGAAGGCCTCCTGTGGGAGCCCAGCGAGCGCTGGGTGCGGGGCCTCAAGGGCGACATCACGATCGTCGACAGCCGGAACCCCGTCCTGGTCTGGGAACCCGATCTGCCCGTGCCGGGCTACGCGTTCCCCCGCGCGGAGGTCCGCATGGACCTCCTCCGCCCTGCCAAGAACCCGCAGCCGGGCAAGCACACGGGCTCGCAGATCTTCTACGACCTCGAGGCCGACGGCGAGCTGGTGGAGAACGCGGCGTGGACCTTCCCCGCCGCCGACCTCGCCGGACACATCGCCTTCGAGTGGTTCTGGCGCTGGGGGACCGGCCTCGACCACTGGTACGAGGAGGAGGAAGAGATCTTCATCCACCCGCGCGACCCGCACAAACGGGTGGACGCCATGACCAGCAGCCGCCACGTCCAGGTCGAGATCGACGGCACCGTCGTCGCGGACACGCATCGCCCGGTGCTGCTGTTCGAGACCGGGCTGCCGACGCGTTACTACATGCCCCGCGAGGACGTCCGGCTCGACCTGTTCGAGCCCACCGACCACAGCACCGGGTGCCCCTACAAGGGCACGGCCCAGTACTGGAACTGGCGCGGCGAGGGCGAGGTCCCGCGGAACATCCTCTGGAGCTATGCCGAGCCGCTGGCCGCGGTCACCCCCGTCCAGGGGCTCGTGGCCTTCTACAACGAGGCGGTGGAGATCACCCTGGACGGCGAGCGGCTGGAACGGCCGGTCACGCCGTTCACCGCGAGCCTCAAGACCTGA
- a CDS encoding aldo/keto reductase, with translation MKYRTLGTAPNTRREVSVLALGAMLFGSRTDEETSFAVLDRYAEAGGTFIDTSDNYAFWEDGGQGGQSEELLGRWRRSRGVGDEIVIATKLGARPLAPGTGYIDNAEGLSAKVIRESAERSRDRLGVAELDLLYAHIEDRKVPLQETVEGFAELVAEGTVGLLGVSNHAAWRVERARALAAAAGLPGYEVLQYAHSHLRPRLDVPEGLFADGSLGHAGPELLSYLRAEPGLTLVAYSPLLKGAYTRPDVALPADFDHPGTPSRLKALREVAQETGATVNQVVLAWQIGAELPIIPLVGASSVAQLEESLAAVDLELTADQRARLDAAH, from the coding sequence ATGAAGTACCGCACCCTGGGCACCGCCCCGAACACCCGCCGCGAGGTCAGCGTCCTCGCGCTCGGCGCGATGCTGTTCGGCTCCCGGACCGACGAGGAGACCTCCTTCGCCGTCCTCGACCGCTATGCCGAGGCCGGCGGAACCTTCATCGACACGTCCGACAACTACGCCTTCTGGGAGGACGGCGGCCAGGGCGGACAGAGCGAGGAACTGCTCGGCCGGTGGCGCCGCAGCCGAGGCGTCGGCGACGAGATCGTCATCGCCACCAAGCTCGGCGCCCGCCCGCTGGCCCCCGGCACCGGCTACATCGACAACGCAGAAGGCCTGTCGGCGAAGGTGATCCGCGAGTCCGCCGAGCGCAGCCGCGACCGGCTCGGCGTGGCCGAGCTGGACCTGCTCTACGCCCACATCGAGGACCGGAAGGTACCCCTCCAGGAGACCGTCGAGGGGTTCGCCGAACTGGTCGCCGAGGGCACGGTCGGTCTCCTCGGCGTCAGCAACCACGCCGCGTGGCGCGTCGAGCGGGCCCGCGCCCTCGCCGCCGCGGCGGGCCTGCCCGGCTACGAGGTGCTCCAGTACGCCCACAGCCACCTGCGGCCCCGCCTCGACGTCCCCGAGGGCCTGTTCGCCGACGGCAGCCTCGGCCACGCGGGCCCGGAGCTGCTCAGCTACCTGCGGGCCGAGCCCGGCCTCACCCTGGTCGCCTACTCGCCGCTGCTGAAGGGCGCCTACACCCGCCCGGACGTCGCCCTGCCCGCCGACTTCGACCACCCGGGCACCCCGTCCCGCCTGAAGGCGCTCCGCGAGGTCGCCCAGGAGACCGGGGCCACCGTCAACCAGGTCGTCCTGGCCTGGCAGATCGGCGCCGAGCTGCCGATCATCCCGCTGGTCGGAGCGTCCTCCGTGGCCCAGCTGGAGGAGAGCCTGGCCGCCGTGGACCTGGAGCTGACCGCCGACCAGCGGGCCCGGCTCGACGCGGCCCACTGA
- a CDS encoding NUDIX domain-containing protein, with amino-acid sequence MTAGIDTPDRRGRTGLDRAGRDLTGNPRIKVRDVQLLSSHWYVERATTFDFQHADGTWSTQQRETHDRGNGATVLLYDAERETVLLTRQFRFPVYVNGHPDGMLVETPGGLLDDDDEHPEIAVRREVVEETGHTIGAVRHVFDVYMSPGSVTERVSFYAAAYGPSTRTHEGGGLDEEGEDIEIVELPFRQALEMIRSGEIADAKTIMLLQWAALDGPFGK; translated from the coding sequence ATGACCGCCGGCATCGACACCCCCGACCGCCGTGGCCGCACCGGACTCGACCGGGCGGGCCGGGACCTGACCGGCAATCCCCGTATCAAGGTGCGGGACGTGCAGCTCCTGTCCAGCCACTGGTACGTCGAGCGCGCGACGACCTTCGACTTCCAGCACGCCGACGGCACCTGGAGCACCCAGCAGCGCGAGACGCACGACCGCGGCAACGGCGCCACCGTGCTGCTGTACGACGCCGAACGCGAAACCGTCCTGCTGACCCGCCAGTTCCGCTTCCCGGTGTACGTCAACGGCCACCCCGACGGCATGCTCGTCGAAACCCCGGGCGGGCTGCTCGACGACGATGACGAGCACCCGGAGATCGCGGTGCGCCGCGAGGTGGTGGAGGAGACCGGGCACACCATCGGCGCGGTCCGGCACGTCTTCGACGTCTATATGAGCCCCGGCTCGGTCACCGAACGCGTCAGTTTCTACGCCGCCGCCTACGGCCCCTCGACCCGCACCCATGAGGGCGGTGGCCTGGACGAGGAGGGCGAGGACATCGAGATCGTCGAACTGCCCTTCCGCCAGGCCCTGGAGATGATCCGCAGCGGGGAGATCGCCGACGCCAAGACGATCATGCTGCTGCAATGGGCGGCACTGGACGGTCCGTTCGGCAAGTGA
- a CDS encoding HIT family protein, with protein MTTVFSRIIDGELPARFVWQDPHATAFLSIAPLTPGHTLVVPRREVDQWTQVDGELLAHCMQVAQAVGQGVQRAWDAPRAGLLIAGFEVPHLHIHVAPMWGLGDLNFAHAKPEEDMSALDEAADRLRTALRELGFEQAVPPGA; from the coding sequence ATGACCACCGTCTTCTCCCGCATCATCGACGGAGAGCTTCCCGCCCGTTTCGTCTGGCAGGACCCGCACGCGACGGCGTTCCTGTCCATCGCACCGCTGACGCCCGGCCACACCCTCGTTGTGCCCCGGCGCGAGGTCGACCAGTGGACGCAGGTCGACGGTGAACTGCTGGCCCACTGCATGCAGGTCGCCCAGGCCGTCGGCCAGGGCGTGCAGCGGGCGTGGGACGCTCCGCGGGCCGGGCTGCTCATCGCCGGTTTCGAGGTGCCCCACCTGCACATTCATGTCGCGCCCATGTGGGGCCTGGGCGATCTGAACTTCGCCCACGCCAAGCCGGAGGAGGACATGTCCGCGCTGGACGAGGCGGCCGACAGACTCCGCACCGCCCTGCGCGAACTCGGCTTCGAACAGGCCGTGCCGCCGGGGGCCTGA
- a CDS encoding NAD(P)/FAD-dependent oxidoreductase, producing the protein MSVLTDEPATTDTSRVVETDVLITGAGPSGLYGAYYAGFRGLRVAVMDVLPQQGGQISAMYPEKPIFDIAGFPSVRGRDLVESLVAQAAPYDPRYLLGERAVDLAHASDGRPVVRGGQGTTVRAGAVVITGGVGTFTPRPLPAGEDFLGRGQVYFVPDASAHAGHDVVVVGGDSAFDWAAMLAPVARSVTLVHRTARFRAHRASVDKIRALGFEIVTDSEVSALHGTARLEGLEVRHRVTKDARK; encoded by the coding sequence ATGAGCGTTCTCACTGATGAGCCGGCCACCACGGACACGTCGCGAGTGGTCGAGACCGACGTCCTGATCACCGGCGCCGGCCCGTCGGGCCTCTACGGCGCCTACTACGCGGGCTTTCGCGGACTGCGCGTCGCGGTCATGGACGTCCTGCCCCAGCAGGGCGGCCAGATCAGCGCGATGTACCCGGAGAAACCCATCTTCGACATCGCCGGGTTCCCGTCGGTGCGCGGTCGCGACCTCGTCGAGAGTCTGGTCGCGCAGGCGGCGCCGTACGACCCGCGGTATCTGCTCGGAGAGCGCGCGGTCGACCTGGCCCACGCCTCGGACGGGCGGCCCGTCGTGCGCGGCGGACAGGGAACGACCGTGCGGGCCGGGGCCGTGGTGATCACCGGCGGCGTGGGGACGTTCACCCCGAGGCCGCTGCCGGCCGGTGAGGATTTCCTCGGCCGGGGGCAGGTGTACTTCGTGCCGGACGCGTCTGCCCACGCCGGGCACGATGTCGTGGTCGTCGGTGGCGACAGCGCCTTCGACTGGGCGGCGATGCTCGCCCCGGTCGCCCGGTCCGTCACGCTCGTGCACCGCACCGCCCGCTTCCGTGCGCACCGGGCGAGCGTCGACAAAATCAGGGCCCTCGGCTTCGAGATCGTCACCGACTCCGAGGTGAGCGCGCTGCACGGCACCGCCCGCCTCGAAGGGCTCGAGGTCCGGCACCGGGTCACGAAGGACGCCCGAAAATGA
- a CDS encoding DUF309 domain-containing protein, producing MGSTSSGSQAAARDRDSEGRARNARPRDGLGRPLPYDADGVDRQPEGVVRTPEQSVVEAQELLDAGKPFHAHEVFEDAWKAGPEGERALWRGLAQLAVGLTHSARGNVTGGPRLLRRGAVAVEEWASDAGERRPYGMDLAGLSAWARDLAGIVEESGEAVDARGRAPRLRGGA from the coding sequence ATGGGCAGCACATCGTCAGGAAGCCAGGCCGCAGCGCGGGACCGGGACAGCGAGGGGCGGGCACGCAACGCACGGCCCCGGGACGGTCTCGGGCGCCCCCTGCCGTACGACGCGGACGGCGTCGACCGGCAGCCCGAGGGCGTCGTACGCACTCCGGAGCAGAGCGTCGTGGAGGCGCAGGAACTGCTGGACGCAGGGAAGCCGTTCCATGCGCATGAGGTGTTCGAGGACGCCTGGAAGGCGGGGCCGGAGGGAGAGCGGGCCCTGTGGCGGGGGCTCGCGCAGCTTGCCGTGGGGCTCACTCACTCGGCGCGGGGGAACGTGACGGGCGGGCCGCGGCTGCTGCGGCGCGGGGCCGTGGCCGTGGAGGAGTGGGCGTCCGATGCCGGGGAGCGACGGCCGTACGGGATGGATCTCGCAGGGCTGAGCGCTTGGGCGCGGGACCTGGCGGGGATCGTGGAGGAGAGCGGGGAGGCCGTGGACGCGCGGGGCCGGGCGCCGAGGCTGCGGGGCGGGGCGTAG
- the cobF gene encoding precorrin-6A synthase (deacetylating) — MRKIHVIGIGAGDPEQLTLQAVRALRSTDVFFILDKGEVKSDLTQLRRDMLDAHIPEGTYRVVEARDPERDRSAGGTAYSPAVGDWRSARAGIYERLIAEELGEDETGAFLVWGDPALYDSTLGILEEVLDQGAVAFEYDVVPGISSVSALVARHRTGLNRVARPVQITTGRRLAEGFPDGVDDVVVMLDAHQTFQQYADQDIDIYWGAYIGTPDEILASGPIAETAPRIETLRAQARERKGWIMDTYLLRRNPKEQ; from the coding sequence GTGCGAAAGATTCATGTCATCGGTATCGGCGCGGGCGACCCTGAGCAGCTGACGTTGCAGGCGGTCAGGGCGCTGCGGAGTACGGACGTGTTCTTCATCCTCGACAAGGGCGAGGTGAAGTCGGACCTCACGCAGCTGCGCCGGGACATGCTGGACGCGCACATACCGGAGGGCACGTACCGGGTGGTCGAGGCCCGGGACCCCGAGCGGGACCGGTCCGCCGGCGGTACCGCCTACTCCCCCGCCGTCGGGGACTGGCGCAGTGCGCGCGCCGGGATCTACGAGCGGCTGATCGCCGAGGAGCTGGGCGAGGACGAGACCGGCGCATTCCTGGTGTGGGGCGACCCCGCGCTGTACGACAGCACGCTCGGGATCCTGGAGGAGGTCCTGGACCAGGGCGCCGTCGCCTTCGAGTACGACGTCGTACCCGGCATCAGCAGCGTCTCCGCCCTCGTCGCCCGCCACCGGACGGGACTCAACCGGGTCGCCCGCCCCGTACAGATCACCACCGGCCGCCGGCTGGCCGAGGGCTTCCCGGACGGCGTGGACGACGTCGTCGTGATGCTCGACGCCCACCAGACCTTCCAGCAGTACGCCGACCAGGACATCGACATCTACTGGGGCGCCTACATCGGCACCCCCGACGAGATCCTCGCCTCGGGCCCGATCGCCGAGACCGCACCACGCATCGAGACCCTGCGCGCGCAGGCACGGGAGCGCAAGGGCTGGATCATGGACACGTATCTGCTGCGCAGGAATCCGAAGGAGCAGTAG
- a CDS encoding cobalt-precorrin-6A reductase has translation MSPRHVLILGGTTEARELAAALAAHPGVRVTTSLAGRVGRPGAVAGDVRIGGFGGAQGLADWLRAEHVDTVVDATHPFAESITANAVRAATATGVPAVVLRRPGWRPGPGDRWHEVASLDEAAALLPGLAHRVFLTTGRLGLASFAHLTDLHFVVRSVDPPEPPMPPQTEVLLSRGPFTLPEESALLREHRIDTLVTKDSGGTATAAKLTAARQLALPVVLVRRPPLPEGVEAVSEVAGVLERLGVSG, from the coding sequence TGATCCTCGGCGGCACCACCGAGGCCCGCGAACTCGCCGCCGCGCTGGCGGCGCACCCCGGCGTCCGCGTCACCACCTCGCTCGCGGGGCGTGTGGGGCGCCCGGGCGCGGTCGCGGGGGACGTACGCATCGGCGGCTTCGGCGGCGCGCAGGGCCTGGCCGACTGGCTGCGCGCCGAGCACGTCGACACCGTCGTCGACGCCACGCACCCCTTCGCCGAGTCGATCACGGCGAACGCGGTCCGTGCCGCGACGGCGACCGGGGTGCCCGCGGTGGTCCTGCGCCGGCCCGGCTGGCGCCCCGGCCCCGGGGACCGCTGGCACGAGGTCGCTTCGCTCGACGAAGCCGCGGCCCTCCTGCCCGGCCTCGCCCACCGTGTCTTCCTGACCACCGGCCGCCTGGGCCTCGCGTCCTTCGCCCACCTCACGGACCTGCACTTCGTCGTACGCTCCGTCGATCCGCCCGAGCCACCGATGCCCCCGCAGACCGAAGTACTCCTGTCCCGCGGCCCGTTCACTCTCCCCGAAGAGTCGGCCCTCCTACGCGAACACCGCATCGACACCCTCGTGACGAAGGACAGTGGCGGCACGGCAACCGCAGCCAAGCTGACAGCGGCCCGCCAACTCGCCCTACCCGTCGTGCTCGTACGCCGCCCGCCGCTCCCTGAGGGCGTGGAGGCGGTGTCGGAGGTGGCGGGGGTCCTGGAGCGGCTCGGCGTCAGTGGGTGA